AGTGTTTCTTACCGGCGATAACTTCTGCGGCAACGTGGCCTTCATGCACGCCTTTGTGCGCCAGCATCGGCTGACCGACGATATCGCCGATAGCGAAGATGTGCGGCACGTTGGTGCGCAGCTGTTTGTCGACGCGGATAAAGCCACGGTCGTCCACTTCCACGCCCGCTTTACCGGCGTCGAGGTTTTTACCGTTCGGCACACGGCCGATGGCGACCAGCACGGCGTCGTAACGCTGCGGTTCAGCCGGAGCTTTTTTGCCTTCCATCGTAACGTAGATACCGTCTTCTTTTGCTTCAACGGCGGTCACTTTGGTTTCCAGCATCAGGTTGAACTTCTTGCTGATGCGTTTGGTGAAGACTTTGACTACGTCTTTGTCTGCAGCCGGGATCACCTGGTCGAACATCTCAACCACGTCAATCTCTGAACCCAGCGCATGGTATACGGTGCCCATTTCCAGACCGATGATGCCGCCACCCATAACCAGCATACGCTTCGGTACGGATTTCAGCTCAAGCGCGCCGGTGGAGTCCCACACGCGCGGATCTTCATGCGGAATGAACGGCAGTTCAATCGGACGGGAACCCGCCGCGATGATGGCGTTGTCGAAGTTGATCACGGTTTTGCCGTTTTCGCCTTCCACTTCCAGGGTGTTCGCCCCGGTAAATTTACCCAGACCGTTAACCACTTTGACCTTACGGCCTTTTGCCATACCTGCGAGGCCGCCGGTAAGCTGGTTAATCACTTTGTCTTTCCAGGTGCGGATTTTGTCGATGTCGGTCTGCGGTTCGCCGAAGACGATGCCGTGCTCGGCCAGCGCTTTAGCTTCTTCAATCACTTTCGCGACGTGCAGCAGCGCTTTAGAAGGGATACAACCTACATTCAGACAAACACCGCCGAGGGTGTTGTAGCGTTCAACGATGACGGTTTCCAGACCTAAATCAGCGCAACGGAAGGCAGCAGAGTAACCTGCCGGGCCTGCCCCAAGTACGACGACCTGAGTTTTGATTTCAGTACTCATCATGACCTCTTATTGATTTCCGGCGGTCAGGGGTACTTCATGTCGCCCTTCATCCACCGGGACGTTCTATCCGCCCGCAGTTTACAAAATTGTTAACATTTTTGAAACAACAAACGGCTAACGAATTGTCCTTTGCCTCTGATAACCCCAAAAGCGCTATGAGATTAGCAGAAAAAAGCCGGCCGTCAGGCCGGCTTTTCGGTTACATCACCAGACGGCGAATGTCGGACAGCATGTTATTGATGATGGTGATAAAGCGCGCCCCATCAGCACCGTCAATCACGCGGTGGTCGAAGGAGAGTGAAATCGGCATCATCAGACGCGGAACGAACTCTTTACCGTTCCACACCGGCTCCATCGCGGACTTGGAGACGCCCAGGATAGCCACTTCCGGCGCGTTCACAATCGGCGCGAAGTGGGTAGTACCCAGGCCGCCGATGCTGGAGATGGTGAAACAGCCGCCCTGCATTTCGCCGGCAGTCAGTTTACCATCACGCGCTTTCTTGGAGATCACGGTCAGTTCGCGGGACAGCTCGGTCACGCTCTTCTTGTTCACGTCTTTAAAGACCGGAACCACCAGGCCATTCGGGGTATCAACCGCGACACCGATGTTGATGTATTTTTTCAGCGTCAGACGCTGACCATCTTCGGACAGCGAGCTGTTGAAACGTGGCATCTGCTCAAGGGCCGCAGCAACGGCTTTCATGATGAAGACCACTGGGGTGAATTTCACGTCCAGTTTACGTTTCTCGGCTTCGGCGTTCTGCTGTTTACGGAACGCTTCCAGATCGGTGATATCAGTTTTGTCGAAGTGGGTAACGTGCGGGATCATCACCCAGTTACGGCTCAGGTTAGCACCAGAGATTTTCTGGATACGGCCCAGTTCCACTTCTTCGATTTCGCCGAACTTGCTGAAGTCCACTTTCGGCCACGGCAGCATGCCTGGCAGACCACCGCCGGTAGCGGCAGCAGGTGCGGATTCCGCGCGTTTCACCGCGTCTTTCACGTAAGCCTGAACGTCTTCGCGCAGGATGCGGCCTTTACGACCAGAGCCTTTCACTTTCGACAGGTTGACGCCGAATTCGCGCGCCAGACGGCGGATCAGCGGAGTCGCATGGACGTAAGCGTCGTTCTCTGCGAAGTCAGATTTGCCTTCTGCTTTAGCCGGAGCCGCAGCAGCCGGTTTCTCTGCTTTTGCAGCCGGTGCCGGAGCCGCTTCCTGTTTCGCTGCCGGAGCAGCGGCAGGCGCAGCGCCTTCCACTTCGAAGACCATGATCAGCGAGCCGGTGGAGACTTTGTCGCCCACGTTCACTTTCAGCTCTTTTACCACGCCCGCGAACGGTGCCGGGACTTCCATCGAGGCTTTGTCGCCTTCAACGGTGATCAGAGACTGTTCAGCAGAAACTTTATCGCCGACTTTGACCATCACTTCGGTCACTTCAACTTCGTCACCGCCGATATCCGGTACGTTAACGTCTTTCGCGCCCGCAGCCGCTGCCGGAGCAGAAGCCGCTTCTTCTTTGACCTGCGGTTTCGCGTCAGCAGCCGGTGCAGCACCTGCCACTTCGAAGACCATAATCAGAGAACCGGTGGAGACTTTGTCGCCGGTGTTTACTTTGATCTCTTTCACGGTGCCAGCGAACGGTGCCGGAACTTCCATGGAGGCTTTGTCGCCTTCCACGGTGATCAGGGACTGCTCAGCGGTCACGCTGTCGCCCACTTTCACCAGAATTTCGGTCACTTCGACTTCATCACCGCCGATATCCGGCACGTGAACGTCTTTTGCGCTTGCAGCGGCCGGAGCTGCTGCTGCCGGCGCGGCTTCTTTCTTCTCTTCTGCCTGAGCAGGTGCAGCGTCAGCTGCACCGTCGGCGGAATCGAAAATCATGATCAGTTTACCGGTCTCGGTTTTGTCGCCGACAGAGACTTTGATCTCTTTCACGACGCCAGCCTGCGGAGACGGAACTTCCATAGAGGCTTTGTCGCCCTCTACGGTGATCAGCGACTGTTCAGCTTCAACTTTGTCGCCCACTTTGACCAGAATCTCGGTGATTTCTACTTCATCAGACCCGATGTCTGGTACGTTGATTTCGATAGCCATTGTCTCTTTACCTCTTACGCCAGACGCGGGTTAACTTTATCTGCATCGATGTTGAATTTGGTGATCGCTTCTGCCACCACTTTCTTGTCGATTTCGCCACGTTTAGCCAGTTCGCCCAGGGCTGCTACCACCACGTAAGAAGCATCAACTTCGAAGTGGTGACGCAGGTTTTCACGGCTGTCGGAACGACCGAAGCCATCGGTACCCAGTACGCGGTAATCATCAGCCGGTACATAAGTACGAACCTGTTCGGCGAACAGTTTCATATAGTCAGTAGATGCTACAGCCGGAGCGTCGTTCATCACCTGAGCGATGTACGGAACGCGCGGAGTTTCCAGCGGGTGCAGCATGTTCCAGCGTTCACAATCCTGGCCATCACGCGCCAGTTCAGTGAAGGAAGTGACGCTATAAACGTCAGAACCTACGCCGTAGTCGTTAGCCAGGATCTGCGCTGCTTCACGAACGTGACGCAGGATAGAACCGGAGCCCAGCAGCTGAACTTTACCTTTGTTACCCGCAACGGTTTCGAGTTTGTAGATACCTTTACGGATACCTTCCTCGGCGCCTTCCGGCATTGCCGGCATGTGGTAGTTTTCGTTCAGCGTGGTGATGTAGTAGTAAACGTTCTCTTGTTTCTCGCCGTACATGCGCTGCAGACCGTCATGCATGATGACCGCAACTTCGTAAGCGTAAGACGGATCGTAAGAGATACAGTTCGGGATAGTCAGCGACTGAATGTGGCTGTGACCATCTTCGTGCTGCAGACCTTCACCGTTCAGCGTCGTACGACCAGAAGTACCACCTACCAGGAAGCCGCGAGCCTGCTGGTCGCCGGCCTGCCAGCACAGGTCACCGATACGCTGGAAACCGAACATCGAGTAGTAGATGTAGAACGGAATCATCGGCAGGTTGTTGGTGCTGTAAGAGGTCGCAGCCGCCAGCCAGGATGCGCCAGCACCCAGTTCGTTGATACCTTCCTGCAGGATCTGACCTTTCTCGTCTTCTTTGTAGTAAGCAACCTGCTCACGGTCCTGCGGGGTGTACTGCTGGCCGTTCGGGCTGTAAATACCAATCTGACGGAACAGACCTT
This Kosakonia cowanii JCM 10956 = DSM 18146 DNA region includes the following protein-coding sequences:
- the lpdA gene encoding dihydrolipoyl dehydrogenase; this translates as MSTEIKTQVVVLGAGPAGYSAAFRCADLGLETVIVERYNTLGGVCLNVGCIPSKALLHVAKVIEEAKALAEHGIVFGEPQTDIDKIRTWKDKVINQLTGGLAGMAKGRKVKVVNGLGKFTGANTLEVEGENGKTVINFDNAIIAAGSRPIELPFIPHEDPRVWDSTGALELKSVPKRMLVMGGGIIGLEMGTVYHALGSEIDVVEMFDQVIPAADKDVVKVFTKRISKKFNLMLETKVTAVEAKEDGIYVTMEGKKAPAEPQRYDAVLVAIGRVPNGKNLDAGKAGVEVDDRGFIRVDKQLRTNVPHIFAIGDIVGQPMLAHKGVHEGHVAAEVIAGKKHYFDPKVIPSIAYTEPEVAWVGLTEKEAKEKGISYETATFPWAASGRAIASDCADGMTKLIFDKETHRIIGGAVVGTNGGELLGEIGLAIEMGCDAEDIALTIHAHPTLHESVGLAAEVFEGSITDLPNPKAKKK
- the aceF gene encoding pyruvate dehydrogenase complex dihydrolipoyllysine-residue acetyltransferase, which encodes MAIEINVPDIGSDEVEITEILVKVGDKVEAEQSLITVEGDKASMEVPSPQAGVVKEIKVSVGDKTETGKLIMIFDSADGAADAAPAQAEEKKEAAPAAAAPAAASAKDVHVPDIGGDEVEVTEILVKVGDSVTAEQSLITVEGDKASMEVPAPFAGTVKEIKVNTGDKVSTGSLIMVFEVAGAAPAADAKPQVKEEAASAPAAAAGAKDVNVPDIGGDEVEVTEVMVKVGDKVSAEQSLITVEGDKASMEVPAPFAGVVKELKVNVGDKVSTGSLIMVFEVEGAAPAAAPAAKQEAAPAPAAKAEKPAAAAPAKAEGKSDFAENDAYVHATPLIRRLAREFGVNLSKVKGSGRKGRILREDVQAYVKDAVKRAESAPAAATGGGLPGMLPWPKVDFSKFGEIEEVELGRIQKISGANLSRNWVMIPHVTHFDKTDITDLEAFRKQQNAEAEKRKLDVKFTPVVFIMKAVAAALEQMPRFNSSLSEDGQRLTLKKYINIGVAVDTPNGLVVPVFKDVNKKSVTELSRELTVISKKARDGKLTAGEMQGGCFTISSIGGLGTTHFAPIVNAPEVAILGVSKSAMEPVWNGKEFVPRLMMPISLSFDHRVIDGADGARFITIINNMLSDIRRLVM